The Deltaproteobacteria bacterium genomic interval TCACTTGCTGCGGTCGTCGCGGGCCCGATGCCGTGCGTCAAGCCGTGTCGGCGACGGCAACGCCTTGGTAGACGCGCATCGCATACGAGCCGGCCGGAAACACCACCTCGCGCACGCCGCGCTTCCATCGCTCGTACGCCTCGCGGTAGGCAACCACGAAC includes:
- a CDS encoding transposase; translated protein: FVVAYREAYERWKRGVREVVFPAGSYAMRVYQGVAVADTA